The Pirellulimonas nuda genome includes a region encoding these proteins:
- the rpsR gene encoding 30S ribosomal protein S18 — protein sequence MKRRKQIKAAKRDPLFVDGVKPRPMYVDYKDLELLAKLTNRHGKIVSRRKSGCHAASQHAVAKAIKRARFMGLMPYVGD from the coding sequence GTGAAGCGTCGCAAGCAAATCAAAGCCGCCAAGAGAGACCCCTTGTTCGTCGATGGCGTAAAGCCTCGGCCGATGTACGTCGACTACAAGGACTTGGAACTGCTCGCCAAGCTCACCAACCGTCACGGCAAGATCGTCAGCCGGCGCAAGAGCGGCTGCCACGCCGCCAGCCAGCACGCGGTCGCCAAGGCGATCAAGCGGGCCCGGTTCATGGGCCTGATGCCCTACGTTGGCGACTGA
- a CDS encoding acyl-CoA thioesterase — MAETFTTRRRVEFADTDMAGIAHFSAFFRYMEAAEHALFRSLGLSIYDRRQGRHLSFPRVSAACDYQSPARCEEELDFCVTIAKLGRTSIGYRFRITRDGAPVAEGRMTSVCCHVEPDKPLRPTAIPEDIAALLRPFVEP, encoded by the coding sequence GTGGCCGAGACTTTCACCACGCGCCGCAGGGTAGAGTTTGCCGATACCGACATGGCCGGCATCGCCCATTTCTCGGCCTTCTTCCGCTACATGGAGGCCGCGGAGCACGCCCTGTTCCGCAGCCTCGGCTTGAGCATCTACGACCGACGCCAGGGACGCCACCTGAGCTTCCCGCGGGTAAGCGCCGCCTGCGACTACCAGTCGCCGGCTCGCTGCGAAGAAGAGCTCGATTTCTGCGTCACCATCGCCAAGCTGGGCCGCACCAGCATCGGCTACCGGTTCCGGATCACCCGAGACGGCGCCCCGGTCGCCGAGGGCCGGATGACAAGCGTCTGCTGCCACGTTGAGCCGGACAAGCCGCTTCGGCCCACGGCGATCCCCGAAGACATCGCGGCG